In Myxococcus stipitatus, the genomic window GAATCATGCGGGCGTCAGCGCGAAGGTACGCCATCCGTCGTCGTGCCGGGTTACGGCTCTCGTCGCCTGTCGACCATCGGTCCTCCCGCGCCGGTGGGCTCCAGCGGTTGAATCCCTTGCGGGCCTGGGTTCCTCGACATGAAGCTGGACCGCTCCGCGCTGCCCGAAGGCGTTTCGTTCGACCGGAAGGAGGGGCTCTACGCCGAGCTCGGTCCCGAAGGACAACTGCTCCACCTGGGCGTCTACCGCGATGGACAGCGCGTGGCCGACACCTGGGCCCTGCATGTCACTCCGGATGGGAGTCGGGCCTGGGTGGACAAGGCCCGCAACCAATCCTGGCCCTACTCTCTCGACGTGAAAGGAGAGGAAGACGGGGTTCCCTTCTCGCTCTCCTCCTGGGCTCGGGACTGGATGCTGCGAATCGCGCAGGGCGCCCTGCACCGGGCCCCTGAGTTCCGCTGTGGGTTCTGCGGGAAGGCTCAGAAGGAGGTCCGCAGGCTCATCGCGGGCCCCACCCTGTTCATCTGCGACGAGTGCATCGGCCTGTGCAACGACCTCCTGCGCGAAGCCGATGAGCAGGAGACACGTCGCGACAAGTCCGGGACGCCCGAGCCATGAGCCGGGCGCCTCGCGGAGGCCCAGCCCGCGCGCGCGCCGCCGCGCCTCCCGGGGGCACGAAAAAAGCCCCGGGCGCCACACCACGCGCACCGGGGCTCTTCTCGACTGCCTGTGATTGCGCGCAAGGCCTCAAGCGGCCCCGCGCGTCCGCCGTCAGGGCGCGGCGGGGGCCTTCACGGGCGCCTTGGCGCGCTTCTCCGCGCCGACGAAGTCACCCGCCTTCACCTGCGTCACCTTGGACCAGTCCAGGTGGCGCGCCATGGTCTTGCGCACGTCCTCCGGCTTGAGCTTCGCGAGGTTCTGCTCCAGCGCCGCGTCGAACGTGAGGGTGCGGCCCAGGTACAGGTAGCTGGAGAGCCTGCGGGCCAGGTTCGCGTCCTGCGCGCGCGCCGCCTGGCGGTACTCGAGCAGACCCGAGCGGGCCTTGTTCATCTCGTCGTCGGAGTAGCCCTTCTCCAGCACGCGCGACACCTCCTCGCGCATCGCCGTCTCCAGGCGACCGGCGTTCTCCGGCGCGTAGATGGCGTAGGCCATGAACAACCCCACCGTGTCCAGGTCACCCGGGTCGATGTTGCTGCCCACGCCGTAGGACAGACCGTCCTTCTGGCGGATGCGCGTGGCGAGCCGCGAGTTGAGGAAGCCACCGCCGAGCATGAAGTTGCCCAGCATCAGCGCCGGCCAGTCCTGGTCGTCCTCGCGCAGCTTCAGCGGCTGGCCCGCGAAGTAGAAGGCGTTGGCCTTGTCCGGCGTCTCCACGGAGATGGGCTTGCCGGCGACGTCCGCGAACACCTCGGGCACGCGCTGGTAGGCGGCCGGGCTCTTCCAACCACCGAAGAGCTTGCCCGCCTGGGCCACCACGTCCTTGGGCTCGAAGTCGCCCACCACGGCCAGCTCCGCGTTGGACGCGCCGTAGAACGCCTTGTGGAAGGCGCGCGCCTGCTCCACCGTCGTGTCGCGGATGCCCGCGATGCGCTCGTCCAGCGTGGGCACGTAGTTGGGGTGGCCCTTCGGGTAGTGGGCATACAGCGTGCGGTACAGGGCGATGGAGGCCAGCGTGTCCGGCTCGCTGCGCTGCGACTCCAGCTCCGCCAGGCGCTCCTGCTTGAGCAGGGCGAACTCCTTGGCGTCATACGACGGCTCGCGCAGCACCTCCGCCACCAGGTCCAGCACCTGCGCCAGGCTGGCGCGAGGACACTCGATGTTCACCGTGCCGCCCGTGAGGCCGCCGTCCACGGACACGCGCGCCTTCAGCTTGTCGAAGGCGTCCTGGAGCTGCTGGCGCGTGTGCTTCGTGGTGCCGCGCATCAGCATCTTCCCGGCGTAGGAGGCCGCGTCCACCTTGCCGCGCAGCGCCTCCTCCGTGCCCCAGTGGAGGTTGAGGGACACGCTCACCATCTCCCCGCGCGTCTTCTTGGAGAGCAGCGCGTACTTCACGCCGCCCGGCAGCTCGCCGCGCTGGGTGCGCGCCTCCACGTTGGCGGGGGACGGGTCGAACACCTCGCCCTGCGCCACCGCGGCGCGGCCCTTGTAGCCCTCCATCATCTTCGCCACGTCCACCGCCGGCGGCATGTCCGCGCGGTCCGGCTTGGGCGTGGGGATGAAGGTGCCCAGCGTGCGGTTGCTGGACTTGAGGTAGGTGCCCGCCACGCGCGTGACGTCCGCGGGCTTCACCGCCTCCACGCGGTCGCGGTGCAGGAACAACAAGCGCCAGTCACCCGTCGCGGCCCACTCGGACAGCTGGATGGCGGCGCGCTCGGAGTTGTTGAGCATCAGCTCCGTGGCCTTGAGCAGCGACGTCTTCGCGCGGTTGACCTCCTCCTCCGTGAACGGCGTGCGCGCGGCGTCCTCCACCGTCTTCAGCAGCACCTCGCGCGCCGCGGCCACCGGCTGGTCCTCGCGCATCTCCGCGCTGAAGACGATGGCGCCCGGGTCGCGCAGCTGGAGGTTGTACGCGCCCGCGTTGGACGCCTTCTTCGACTCCACCAGCGCCTTGTAGAGGCGGCCGGAGGGGTGGTCCCCCATCACCTGCGTCAGCACGTCCACGGCGGCGAAGTCCGGGTGCGCGCCCTCGGGCACGTGGTACACGCTGGTCAGCACCGCGGTGTCACCCACGCGCCGCAGCGTCACCTCGCGCTCGCCGTCCTGCGTGGGCTCCGCGGTGTACGTCGCCGGCAGCGGCTCCGCGGGCTTCTTCAGCTTGCCGAAGGTCTCCTGGATGGCGCCCAGCGTCTTCGCCTCGTCGAAGCGGCCCGCCACCACCAGCATCGCGTTATCCGGCCGGTAGTACTTGCGGTAGAAGGCCTGGAGCCGGTCGATGGGGACGTTCTCCAGGTCCGAGCGCGCGCCAATCGTGGACTTGCCGTAGCTGTGCCAGATGTACGAGGTGCTCAGCGTGCGCTCGAGGAGGATGCTGCCCGGGTCGTTCTCCCCGGCCTCGAACTCGTTGCGCACCACCGTCATCTCGCTGTCGAGGTCCGCCTTGGCGATGAAGCTGTTCACCATGCGGTCCGCCTCGAAGGACAGCGCCCAGCGGATGTTGGCCTCCGTCGACGGCAGCGTCTCGAAGTAGTTGGTGCGGTCCAGCCACGTGGTGCCGTTGGGGCGGGCGCCGCGCTCGGTGAGCGCCTGGGGCACGTTCTTCGTGGTGGGCGTGCCCTTGAACATCAGGTGCTCGAGCAGGTGCGCCATGCCCGTCTCGCCGTAGCCCTCGTGCTTGCTGCCCACGAAGTAGGTGACGTTCACCGTCACGTTGGGCTTGGTGGGGTCCGGGAACAGCAGCACGCGCAGCCCGTTGGGCAGGCGGTATTCGGTGATGCCTTCCACGCTCGTCACCGGGACGAGCGCCGTCCCCTTCGCCTTCGCGGGCGCGGCCTTCGCCGGAGCCGTCTTCGCGGTGGGAGCGGGGGCGGGAGTCTGCGCCCAGGCTGGCATGGCGGTGGCCAGCATCAGGGGCGCCATCAGGGAAAGCGGGGTACGACGCTTCATGCGGTCCTCGCGGGTCTTCGGGAAGTACTCGGCGCTTCTAACCCGGTATGCCCCGTCCGCCATCCCGGAAGCCGCTACTTCCCGCCATCCGTTCCCGTCCCACCCACCCGACCCCCGGCGCCTCCCTCCGGGCGGGAGGGTGCTGGCGACCGGATGCCCCGGGTGACGACGAAGGCCCTCCCCGCGCCGGGCGCGTGAGAGGGCCTCCACCGCGTCGGGCCGGGGGGAGCGCGCCGGGGAGGCGGCCCCCCTCCCGGCTCACGCGTGGGCGTCCTGCTGGGAGGTCCGCGAGGCGCGTTGGAAGTCCTCGATTTGCCGCACCTCGTCGGAGGCGAGGTGGAAGTCGCCGGCGTGGATGAAGCCGTCCACCTGCTCGGCGCTACGGGCGCCGACGATGGCGCCGGTGACGACGGGGTCGCGCAGCGCCCAGGCGATGGCGACCTCCCCGGGCGAGCGTCCATGCCGCTGGCCCACCCGCCGCAGCAGCTCCACCAGCGCGAGGTTGCGCGACAGGCCGGGCTCCTGGAAGTCGGGGCTGTTGCGGCGCCAGTCGTCCTGGGGGAAGCCCGCGACGCGCTCGCGCGTCATGGCCCCCGTGAGCAGACCGGAGGCCATGGGGGAGTAGGCGATGACGCCCACGCCCTGGCGCTGGCAGTAGGGCAGCTGGCGGGACTCGACGTCGCGGTGGAGCAGGGAGTAGGGGGGCTGCAGCGACGTCACCGGGGCGATCCGCTGGATGTGCTCCAGCTGCTCCACGCTGAAGTTGCTCACGCCCATCCACCGCACCTTGCCCTCGCGCTGGAGGGCGACCATCGTGTTCCAGCCCTCCTCGATTTCGGCCAGGGACTCCACGGGCCAGTGGAACTGGTACAGGTCGATGGTGTCCACGCGGAGGCGGCGCAGGGAGGCCTCGCACTCGCGGCGCACGGAGTCCGCCTTCAGCGAGCGGGTGATGCGGCCTTGCGCGTCCCAGACCATGCCGCACTTGGTGAAGACGTAGGGGCGTCTGTCGCGGCCCTCGAGGGCGCGGGCCACCACCTCCTCGGAGTGGCCCAGGCCGTAGACGGCCGCCGTGTCGATCCAGTTGATGCCCCGCTCCAGGGCGCGCTGGATGGCCGCGATGGACTTCGCGTCATCCTGCGAGCCCCAGGCGAACTGCCAACCGCCTCCGCCAATGGCCCAGGCGCCGAAGCCCAGCGGGGTGATGTCCAGGTCGGAGTTGCCCAACCGCCGCGTCTGCATGGTTGCCTCCCGTTCGTCCGTCCCCGGCTCTTTCGGGGAGTGAGGGTCGCCGAGGGCGACCTGGAGAGGATGGTGATGCCAGGGCGCGTGGCGGCACCCACCGGGGGCGGGCGCCTCGCCGCACGGCCGGGGGCGCGCAACTGTCGCACGGACGGCGCGCGGGCGGGGAAGGGCACGCAAGCATCGTCTCCATGACGCGTTAAGTAGTAGGACGCTTCCACCGGGGAGGTCCGCCCGGCTGCCAGGACTTAGGAGTCCCTTCGGATGAAACGCTTCCTCATCGGCGCGCTCGCCTTCGTCGGCGCGATGTCCATCCTCAGCTTCCTCGGGCTGATGGCCCTGCTGGTGCTCGCGGCCATGAGCCGGCCGGGCGTGCCCTCCAACCTCGTGCTGGAGCTCGACCTGGAGCACCCGCTGACGGAGCGCTCGGAGGCGACGTCGCTCGCTGGCGCGCTCGGAGAGGCGCCCTCCTCGCTGCGCGACGTCGTGGACGCGCTGGAGCGGGCGGGGGACGACCCGCGCGTGAAGTCGCTGATTGCGCGCGTGGGCAACCCGGGCAGCCCCGCGACGACGCAGGAGCTGCGCGACGCGGTGAAGGCCTTCCGCGCCAAGGGCAAGAAGGCCGTCGTCTTCACGGACTCCTTCGGAGAGGTGGGCAACGCCACCGGCGCCTACTACCTGGCCTCCGCGTTCGACGAAATCTACATGCAGCCGTCGGGCGCGGTGAACGTCACGGGCCTGGCCTTCGAGACGCCCTTCGCCCGCGACGCGCTGGCGAAGCTGGGCGTGCAGCCGCGCTTCGACAAGCGCTACGAGTACAAGAACGCCGTGGACACCTTCACCGAGCAGGACTTCACCGGGCCGCACCGCGAGGCCATGGACCGGGTGGTGGCCAGCCTGTTCGGACAGATGGTGAAGGGCATCGCCGAGGACCGGAAGCTGTCCGAGGACACCGTGCGCGGCCTCATCGACCGGGCGCCGCTGCTCGCGCCGGAGGCGCTGGACGGCAAGCTGCTGGACGGCCTGCTGTACCGCGACGAGGTCTACGCGAAGGTGAAGGAGGCGGCGGGCGAGGGCGCCGAGCTGCTGTACGCCAACAAGTACCTGCAGCGCACCTCCAAGCCCAACAGCCTGGAGAAGGACACGTTCGCGCTGGTGTACGCGGTGGGCACGGTGATGCGCGGCAAGAGCCAGGGCAACCCGCTGACGGGGGAGCAGGTGCTGGGCGGAGACAGCGTGGCCGCGGCGCTGCGAAAGGCCGTCGAGGACCCGCACGTGAAGGCCATCCTCTTCCGCGTGGACAGCCCCGGAGGCAGCTACGTGGCCAGCGACACCGTGCGCCGCGAGGTGCAGCGCGCCCGCGAGGCGGGCAAGCCCGTCGTCGTCAGCATGGGCACGTACGCGGCCAGCGGCGGCTACTACATCTCGCTCGACGCGGACAAAATCGTCGCGCAGCCCGGCACGCTCACCGGCAGCATCGGCGTGTACACGGGCAAGTTCGTCACCAACGGCTTCTGGGACAAGCTGGGCGTCAACTTCGGCGCCGTGTCCCGCGGGCGCAACGCCACCATGTCCAGCAGCGACGCGGACTACACGCCGGAGGAGCACGCGCGCGTCAACGCGGAGCTGGACCGCATCTACACGGACTTCACCCAGCGCGCCGCGACGGGCCGGAAGATGCCGCTCGACAAGCTCCAGGCCGTGGCCAAGGGCCGGGTGTGGACGGGCGAGGACGCGCTGGCCAACGGGCTGGTGGACTCGCTGGGCGGCTACGCCCAGGCCATCTCCGTGGCCAAGGAGCTGGCCAGGCTCCCCGCCGACGCGCGCGTCCGGGTCGAGGAGTACCCGCGCCGCAAGTCCCCCGCGGAGGTGCTGTCGCGGATGCTGGGGGAGACGGGCGACAACAGCGACGACGTGGGCGCGGACGCGCTGGTGACGCCGTGGGCGCCGCTGGTCCACGCGACGCGCGCGGTGTACGCCCTGGGCGCGCAGCTGGGCATCCTGGCCCCCGAGCGCGGCGCGCTGTACACCCCCATGCCCCAGACGCGCTGGTAGCCCCGCGTCACGGGTGACCTCACGCCCGCCGCGTGCCTCCGGGACGCGCGGGCGTGACGGCCGGACGCTCCACCGCGCGGGGTTGTCTGGGATTGGAGTGCCCCCGAGAGGAGACACGCCCTGGGCCCCGCGCTTGCAGTTGGCGCGGGCGCGGAACCGTCTGTCGCGAGTGGACAAACCACCGGGCGGGTGGGCGCGTAGAAACCGTTCAAGGTTCGGGGACGTTCACGTTCCCAGGGCAGGTGGCCGCGGTGGGGGGCCGAGGAGCACGGCGATGAAGAAGCGACTGGGGGACATCCTGTTGGAGCGCGGGGTGGTGGACGCGCTGCAGTTGCACTCGGCCCTGGCGTATCAGCGCAAGTGGGGGGTGCCGCTGGGACAGGTGGTGGTGGATCAACGCTTCTGCACGGCGGAGCAGGTCCTGGAGGCGCTGGCCGAGCAGGTGGGGCTGGAGACGGTGGACCTGGACGCGCGGCGCCCGGAGGCGGCGCTCTCCCGGCTGATTCCGGAGCGGGTGGCGCGGGCGCACCGGGTGGTGCCGCTTCGGCTGGAGGGGCCGGGGCCTCGCGACACGCTGGTGGTGGCCATGGCGGCGCCGGCGAGCCTCGCGTCGCTCGACGCGGTGAAGAGCGTGACGGGTCGCTCGCGGGTGGTGGCGAGGCTGGCCACGGACGCGGCCATCCAGCGGGCCATCGGCTGGCTGTACCGGGGCGAGACGGGCGAGGTGACGCGGCGGCCGGGCCTGGAGGGCTTCTCGCTGCCGGAGGTGGATGACGCCGCGCCGCTGGTGCTCAGCGGCAGCATGGCGGAGCTGACGCACATGGAGTCCCCGGCCGAGGCGAACGCGCTGCCGAGGCTGTCCTCGCTGGAGGAGGCGACGGCGCGGCTGTCGCCCGTGTCCCGCGCGACGACGCGCGCGAAGCTGCCCACGGTGACGCCCGCGCGTCCGCGGCCGGTGGACCAGGTGCTGGTGTACGGCTGGGGCCGGGAGGCCGCCGCCGGGC contains:
- the sppA gene encoding signal peptide peptidase SppA, whose amino-acid sequence is MKRFLIGALAFVGAMSILSFLGLMALLVLAAMSRPGVPSNLVLELDLEHPLTERSEATSLAGALGEAPSSLRDVVDALERAGDDPRVKSLIARVGNPGSPATTQELRDAVKAFRAKGKKAVVFTDSFGEVGNATGAYYLASAFDEIYMQPSGAVNVTGLAFETPFARDALAKLGVQPRFDKRYEYKNAVDTFTEQDFTGPHREAMDRVVASLFGQMVKGIAEDRKLSEDTVRGLIDRAPLLAPEALDGKLLDGLLYRDEVYAKVKEAAGEGAELLYANKYLQRTSKPNSLEKDTFALVYAVGTVMRGKSQGNPLTGEQVLGGDSVAAALRKAVEDPHVKAILFRVDSPGGSYVASDTVRREVQRAREAGKPVVVSMGTYAASGGYYISLDADKIVAQPGTLTGSIGVYTGKFVTNGFWDKLGVNFGAVSRGRNATMSSSDADYTPEEHARVNAELDRIYTDFTQRAATGRKMPLDKLQAVAKGRVWTGEDALANGLVDSLGGYAQAISVAKELARLPADARVRVEEYPRRKSPAEVLSRMLGETGDNSDDVGADALVTPWAPLVHATRAVYALGAQLGILAPERGALYTPMPQTRW
- a CDS encoding general secretion pathway protein GspE, producing the protein MKKRLGDILLERGVVDALQLHSALAYQRKWGVPLGQVVVDQRFCTAEQVLEALAEQVGLETVDLDARRPEAALSRLIPERVARAHRVVPLRLEGPGPRDTLVVAMAAPASLASLDAVKSVTGRSRVVARLATDAAIQRAIGWLYRGETGEVTRRPGLEGFSLPEVDDAAPLVLSGSMAELTHMESPAEANALPRLSSLEEATARLSPVSRATTRAKLPTVTPARPRPVDQVLVYGWGREAAAGLVRVLSEAGLASRVASTEDLLDASEAQVVVTPLPSLEALGRKVRAQVVVAGKAPELDLPRAQAVGARGFLAAPVDPDLMLRAVRRLAGPAGGTFLRRAS
- a CDS encoding aldo/keto reductase translates to MQTRRLGNSDLDITPLGFGAWAIGGGGWQFAWGSQDDAKSIAAIQRALERGINWIDTAAVYGLGHSEEVVARALEGRDRRPYVFTKCGMVWDAQGRITRSLKADSVRRECEASLRRLRVDTIDLYQFHWPVESLAEIEEGWNTMVALQREGKVRWMGVSNFSVEQLEHIQRIAPVTSLQPPYSLLHRDVESRQLPYCQRQGVGVIAYSPMASGLLTGAMTRERVAGFPQDDWRRNSPDFQEPGLSRNLALVELLRRVGQRHGRSPGEVAIAWALRDPVVTGAIVGARSAEQVDGFIHAGDFHLASDEVRQIEDFQRASRTSQQDAHA
- a CDS encoding M16 family metallopeptidase, whose protein sequence is MKRRTPLSLMAPLMLATAMPAWAQTPAPAPTAKTAPAKAAPAKAKGTALVPVTSVEGITEYRLPNGLRVLLFPDPTKPNVTVNVTYFVGSKHEGYGETGMAHLLEHLMFKGTPTTKNVPQALTERGARPNGTTWLDRTNYFETLPSTEANIRWALSFEADRMVNSFIAKADLDSEMTVVRNEFEAGENDPGSILLERTLSTSYIWHSYGKSTIGARSDLENVPIDRLQAFYRKYYRPDNAMLVVAGRFDEAKTLGAIQETFGKLKKPAEPLPATYTAEPTQDGEREVTLRRVGDTAVLTSVYHVPEGAHPDFAAVDVLTQVMGDHPSGRLYKALVESKKASNAGAYNLQLRDPGAIVFSAEMREDQPVAAAREVLLKTVEDAARTPFTEEEVNRAKTSLLKATELMLNNSERAAIQLSEWAATGDWRLLFLHRDRVEAVKPADVTRVAGTYLKSSNRTLGTFIPTPKPDRADMPPAVDVAKMMEGYKGRAAVAQGEVFDPSPANVEARTQRGELPGGVKYALLSKKTRGEMVSVSLNLHWGTEEALRGKVDAASYAGKMLMRGTTKHTRQQLQDAFDKLKARVSVDGGLTGGTVNIECPRASLAQVLDLVAEVLREPSYDAKEFALLKQERLAELESQRSEPDTLASIALYRTLYAHYPKGHPNYVPTLDERIAGIRDTTVEQARAFHKAFYGASNAELAVVGDFEPKDVVAQAGKLFGGWKSPAAYQRVPEVFADVAGKPISVETPDKANAFYFAGQPLKLREDDQDWPALMLGNFMLGGGFLNSRLATRIRQKDGLSYGVGSNIDPGDLDTVGLFMAYAIYAPENAGRLETAMREEVSRVLEKGYSDDEMNKARSGLLEYRQAARAQDANLARRLSSYLYLGRTLTFDAALEQNLAKLKPEDVRKTMARHLDWSKVTQVKAGDFVGAEKRAKAPVKAPAAP